From Erigeron canadensis isolate Cc75 chromosome 8, C_canadensis_v1, whole genome shotgun sequence, one genomic window encodes:
- the LOC122610381 gene encoding uncharacterized protein LOC122610381: MIKEDRIPKDVHGIEEVKGILEKGDEFITPKLEDPGSFVIPCKIGNKISCDCLADLGASINLMPWSMYTKLSNAALETTMMTIKLADQTFQRPLGKTRVVIVTVGDLHFQAEFVVMNIPEDKKVPIILGRPFLNTAKAVIEVAERRITIGNGRRKLSLTMEGDPDLGKDDIGVCTKEVEIAKVDSRANHEIEEVLGIGSPECPWDLGELEVDEFDGALVQTPNNLVTSLEKPPTDLEMKPLPPGLEYAYL; this comes from the coding sequence ATGATCAAGGAAGACAGAATCCCAAAGGACGTGCACGGAATCGAGGAAGTCAAGGGAATTCTGGAGAAAGGAGACGAGTTCATCACCCCTAAGTTAGAGGATCCAGGTAGTTTCGTTATACCATGTAAGATAGGAAATAAGATTAGTTGTGATTGTCTAGCCGACTTAGGAGCTAGTATTAACCTGATGCCTTGGAGCATGTACACTAAGTTAAGTAACGCTGCACTGGAAACCACCATGATGACTATTAAGTTAGCAGACCAGACATTTCAACGTCCTTTAGGAAAGACCCGTGTAGTGATAGTAACCGTAGGAGACCTACATTTTCAGGCAGAATTCGTAGTTATGAACATACCGGAAGATAAGAAGGTACCAATAATATTAGGAAGACCTTTCCTTAACACAGCCAAAGCAGTAATAGAAGTAGCAGAACGTAGGATTACCATAGGAAATGGTAGGAGGAAGCTTAGTCTAACCATGGAAGGAGACCCAGACCTAGGAAAAGATGATATAGGAGTTTGTACTAAAGAAGTGGAAATAGCAAAAGTAGATAGTAGAGCAAATCATGAGATAGAGGAAGTCTTAGGTATAGGATCACCAGAATGTCCATGGGATTTAGGAGAACTTGAAGTAGATGAATTTGATGGAGCCTTAGTACAAACACCCAATAACCTAGTTACCTCTTTAGAAAAACCACCAACTGATCTTGAAATGAAGCCGTTACCGCCAGGATTGGAGTATGCTTACCTCTAA
- the LOC122578274 gene encoding sec-independent protein translocase protein TATA, chloroplastic-like: MAISIAAASPALAIPNRTSLIITTKTQSSISSSSSSFFNNTNTSLRSLTLASGTANNGKRSKNIKKSGGLSCNCLFGLGVPELAVIAGVAVLVFGPKKLPEVGRSIGKTVKSFQQAAKEFETELKKEPESLGDSSEVANVSEKAPEDLKVPSTKESL; encoded by the exons ATGGCGATTTCCATAGCCGCCGCATCCCCAGCTCTGGCCATTCCAAATCGGACTTCATTAATTATAACAACAAAAACCCAatcatcaatttcttcttcaagttcATCTTTCTTTAATAACACTAACACCTCCTTGAGATCCTTAACTTTAGCTTCTGGCACTGCTAATAATGGCAAAAGatccaaaaacataaaaaaaagtgGGGGGTTATCTTGTAATTGTTTGTTTGGACTGGGTGTCCCTGAGCTTGCTGTTATTGCGGGGGTTGCTGTCCTTGTTTTTGGTCCTAAGAAACTCCCCGAAGTTGGTCGGAGTATTGGTAAAACCGTTAAAAGCTTTCAACAG GCAGCAAAAGAATTTGAGACAGAGTTAAAAAAGGAACCCGAGTCACTAGGGGATTCTTCGGAAGTAGCAAATGTGAGTGAGAAGGCACCCGAAGATTTGAAAGTGCCAAGCACAAAGGAGAGTTTGTAG